The nucleotide window TGGAAGCGTAGTTTCTCGCTGTACTCAACACCTCTCGATCCTTGGTTTCAGACGAAGATTGCACCCGACTGGCCTCAGCTCCGGGCTGAGTTGGCGGGACTCCTCCAAAAAGAAGAGGAACTGCAGGAGATCGTCCAGCTTGTCGGGATCGATGCGCTCCAAGACCCGGAGCGCATCCTGTTGGAGGTCAGCAGCCTGGTTCGGGAAGAGTACCTCCGGCAGAACGCCTATTCTGACATTGACGCGGCCTGCCCGCTCGCGAAGCAGTACTGGATGCTGAAAGCCCAGTTGGAATTTCTTCGCTATTGCCAGGCCTTGCTTAAGCAGGGGCGTCGGATTGAACAACTCCTTGCCTCTTCGTTTAGAAGCGAGCTCGAGCGCATGAAGGAGACGCCTCCGGACGGTTGCATCCAGCAGGCCCAGACGATGATCGGGAAGATGCAGCAGGAGCTGGAGACGTGAAGCGTCGCTCGTGAAGGGTGAATGTCCGCGACGCGAAGAACAGTGAGCGTCACGCTTGCGGACGGGCGCGAGCCGGTGAGCGCCCAGTGCGTTAACGCTGCGAGAAACGATTCACGCGCGACGGACTATAGCGAGATATGAGCGACGAGAGACGAGGTGCGACAAGGAATGGATGACCTGATCACCCGCGACTATCAGGCCGTCAGCGGCATTGCCGGCCCGCTACTCTTTGTGGAGAAGCTGAAGAAGGCTTCCCTCGGAGAGATGGTCGAGATTCTTCTCCCCAGCGGCGAGGCCCGACGAGGTCAAGTGATCGAGCTGTCTGAGCAGCATGCCGTCATCCAGGTCTTGGAGGAGACGACGGGCTTGGGAGTGACCGGGACCAGAGTCCGGCTCACGGAATCGGTTGCCATGATGGATCTCTCGCCCGATCTTCTAGGCCGGCGACTCAACGGCGCCGGGCTGCCTCTCGACGGCCTGCCGTCGATCATCCCCGATATCCGCATGGACATCATTGGGCGGCCTATGAACCCGGTCTCTCGAGACAAGCCCTCCCATTTCATTCAGACAGGGCTTTCAACCATTGATGCGCTCAACACGCTGGTGCGCGGGCAGAAGCTGCCGATTTTCTCCGGCGCCGGGCTGCCGGCCAAGGAATTGGCGGCGCAGATCGTTCGTCAAGCGAAGGTGAGGGAGGACACGGGGACAGGCGCCGCCCAGGGGGCGGGAGCCAGTCCCTTCGCCATCGTGTTTGCGGCGATGGGGATCACGTTTCGGGAAGCCTCGTTCTTTCTCAGTGAGTTCGAACGTGGCGACGTGATGGAGCACACGGTCGTGTTCCTGAACCTCGCGGATGATCCGACGATTGAGCGGCTGCTTACCCCACGGTACGCCTTAACCGCCGCAGAATATCTGGCCTTCACGCTAGGGCGCCATGTGCTGGTGATCCTGACCGACATGGCTGCGTATTGCGAAGCGCTGCGCCAAATCGCGACGGCACGGGAGGAAATTCCAGGCCGGCGCGGCTACCCGGGATACATGTACTCGGACTTGGCCTCCATCTACGAGCGGGCCGGACGGATCAGGGGCAAAGCCGGCTCAATCACCCAGCTTCCGATCGTCACCATGCCGGATGACGATATCACTCATCCGATCCCCGATCTGACCGGGTACATCACGGAGGGTCAGATTGTGCTGTCCCGCGAGCTGCATCGCAAGGGCATCTTTCCTCCCATCGACGTTCTGCCCTGTCTGTCGCGGCTGATGAACCTCGGGATTGGTCCCGGCAAAACTCGTGAGGATCATCGGGCGGTGGCCGATCAACTCTATGCCTTCTACGCACATGGGCGAGACATTCGACGTCTCGCGGCAATCGTAGGCGAGGATGGTCTGAGTGAGTCCGACAAACACTTCTTGAAGCTCGCCCAGGACTTTGAGCAGCAGTTCGTGAACCAAGGGTCGCACGAGCGCGAGATCGCGGAGACCTTGGACCTCGGATGGGCATTCTTGCGCTATCTTCCGAAAGAGCGACTGACAAGGGTGAAGCCGGAACTGATTGAACGGTACTACGGGCGAAAAGAGACGTGAAGCGTTGCTCGTAAGGCGTATCTCGTCCGAGAGGGATACGAACAACGACTACGAGGTGCGATGGAAACGCTCGGCCGCACCAGAATGAATCTGCTGTTCCTGAAGCGCCAGGTCGAAGTCGCTCAGCGCGGGCTGGAGCTGCTCCGCAGCAAGCGTGAGGCGCTGGTGCACGAATTCTTCGCCGTCATGGATCGTGTGGCGGAAAGCCGAGCCCGAATGGAGGGTGTGATGGGACAGGCTCTCTCCACCCTGACGCTGGCTCTCGGCATGGAAGGCCGGGCGTCGCTCCGATCAGCCGGTTATGCGGCAAGCCGGACTCTCCCCATCGAGCTGACTGAACGCAATGTGTGGGGCGTCCGGTTTCCGGAAGTCCGCTACGCTCCTGTGCTTCGGGCGCTGGATGCGCGAGGTTACGCCACGTCAGGGGTGTCCACACACATAGACGAAACGGCACGACGGTTCGAACAGGTACTGGAAGTGATCCTACGCAGCGTCTCGGTTGAGTTGCGGCTGAAGAAGCTCGGATCTGAGATCAAGAAAGCAACGCGCCGGATCAATGCGCTCAATGAGGTGATGATTCCTGCATTGACCCGAGAGGTCACGAACATTCGACAGACCCTCGAAGAGCGTGAGCGGGAAGACCTGTTCCGGATGAAACGCTTCAAGAGCATGAGTCGTGGACGGTGATCCGTTTCCCCTACATGGAGAACGGAAGACGATCGACGGACAACGGAGTACGGAAATGGACTTCGACTTCACCGATGAGCAACGACTAGTACGGGAAACGGTGCGGCGATTCGCCGACCAAGAGATCGCACCGGTCGCTGCAGAGAACGATCGAACCGGACGGTTCCCGCGTGAGTTGCTCAACCGCATGGCCGTGATGGGTTTCCTCGGAGGACCCATCCCGAAAGAATACGGCGGTTCAGGGTTGGATTACATCGGTCACGCCATCCTCACCGAAGAGGTAGGGCGAGCCGACTCCTCGCTTCGCACGACCTTGTCGGTGCAAGTCTCACTGGTCGAGCTGACCCTGATGCGGTGGGGAACCGAGGAGCAGAAACGCCGATACCTGCCCGAGCTGTGCGGCGGCCGTATGCTGGGCTGCTTCGGCCTCACGGAGCCGAATGCCGGAAGCGATCCGGCCGGCATGGAGACCATGGCAGTCAAACAGGGAGCCGGTTGGGTGCTCAACGGGACAAAGACCTGGATCTCAAACGGTACGGTGGCCGACCTTGCGTTGGTCTTTGCCCAGACAGATCCGAGCAAGGCCCACGATGGGATCACCGCGTTTCTCGTTGAGAAGGGCACCCCGGGATTCCCCGCTCAAGCCATCGCCGGCAAGTTGGGGCTTCGCGCGTCGGACACCGGCGAACTGATCCTCGAGAATTGTTCGGTGCCTGAGACCGCCCTATTGGGATCAGCCGGCCAAGGATTCAAAGTGGCCATGTCCGCGCTCGACAATGGCCGATATAGCGTTGCAGCCGGCTGTGTCGGAATCATCCAAGGCTGCCTGGACGCCTGCACGGAGTACGCCAAAATGCGCCGACAATTCGGCCGGTCCATCGGAAGTTTTCAACTGGTTCAAGACATGATCGCTCGCATGGCGGTGGACTTGGATGCCGCGCGCCTGCTCGTGTTTCGCGCCGGGCATCTGAAGAACCAGGGAATCCTCAACTCGTTCGAAACGTCCATCGCAAAGTATTTTGCCTCTGAAGCGGCGGTGCGGGCGGCAACTGACGCGGTTCAGATCTTCGGGGCGTACGGATATTCGGAAGAAACGCCGGTCGCGCGGTATTACCGTGACGCGAAGGTGGCCACGATCTATGAAGGCACGTCGCAGATCCAGAAATTGTTGATCGGCTCCCATCTGCTCGGCATCAAGGCGTTTACCTAGCCGGGGACGATCACGTTCCGCTGCCATCGAGTTGGCGATGGACAGAACTTCTTCGAAAGTTGAAGCGCTTTCCCCCTGGTGGAGGCACGGAACGATCCTGATTCTCGTGCCTGGCTTTACCGTTCTTCCCATCCTGACCGTCAAGACAGACAACGACGCACCGCCCATTTCGGAACGAGTTGGGGGATCTTCGGGGGAGACGATCGTTGTCGGTAGCGAAGTTCCGGCAGGACCGCAAGTCTTCCTGAAATATGGATTGATGGAAAACGGAACGATGTGGGGCGCGGGGCCTACCTCGGTCCGGATTTGGCAGTTCACTCAACCTATTCTCAGCTTCTTCACTTCTTCTATCAGCCGCGGGACCACTTCGAAGAGATCGCCGACGATGCCGTAGGTGGCGAGCTTGAAGATCGGAGCGTGAGGATTGTTGTTGATCGCAACAATGGTGCGCGCGCAGGACATACCGGCCTGGTGTTGGATTGCTCCCGAGATTCCACAAGCGATATAGAGCTGCGGCGAGACAGTCTTCCCGGTCAAGCCGACTTGAGAGGCATGCGGCTTCCAACCTGCGTCCACCACCGCCCGCGACGCGCCCACGGCGCCGCCCAGGGCGGTTGCGAGTTCCTCGATCAGTTTGAAGTTCTCCGGTCCTTTGAGACCACGGCCTCCCGACACGACGATCGATGCCTCGGTCAATTCTTTCCTGTCGTCCGCCGTTCTCCGAATTTCGCGCACCCTGGCCATCGGTCGCGCGGCATCGCAGGAGATGGTGAGTCTCTCAACAGGAATATCCGGCGCGGGCCTGGGCTCCGGTGGCGCGAAGATGTTCGGGCGGAGCGTCACGATCTGCATCAGCGGAGTCGTGGCCTTTACCACCGCGCGCAGTTTCCCTCCGTAGACGGGACGCGTGGCGAGTAGCGAGCCGTCGGATTCCATCTCCAGCGCCACGCAGTCCTGCATCAGCGCGCTCGCGAGTCTTGCGGCCAATTTTGGAGCGAGGTCTTTTCCCAGTGCGGTGGCACCCATCACAATTGCCGTCGGCTGGAGCGCCCTGGCGACCTCGGCCAGAATCGTGGTGAAGATCTCCGAACAATAGTATGTGAATGCGGGATCTTCAGCGATCACAATGCGTGAGGCGCCGCGCGCTCCAAGCTCCTGTGCGAGGGAGCCGACCGAGGGCCCGATCAGAACGACGGCGACGGCCCTGTCCGACCCCTTGCCGAGACGACAGGCTTCGCCCAAGGCCTCCAGCCCCGCCTTCTTGAGGCACCCCTCACGCTGTTCGCAAAACACCACGATCGGGTTCGTCCGGGTTGTCAGGTTCGTTTGGTTCATCGCGTCAGCTCGGTGCATCCGGTTCGTCAGATTGAATCGCTAGATCGCTTGTGCCTCTTCATGGAGCAGCCTGACAAGCTCTCTGACTGCGGCTGCGGCATCGCCGGTCATCATTCGGCCAGGCGGTCGCGCCGGTGGAAGTTCCAGGCGTACGATGCTGCATTTCGCCCCGGCGGCGCCGACTGCCGACGGCGCTAAACCGAGCCGTTCCCGGCCCCAGATCTCAAGCAGCTTCTGCTTGGCCTTCATGATTTCCGGCAGCGACGGGTAACGCGGCTCGTTAAGGCCCTTCTGACAAGTGACCACGGCCGGCAGCGGCGCCTCGACCACTTCGATCCCGCCTTCAATTTGGCGATGGGCCTCAATGCGGCGAATCTGAACATCGACATCCAGTTTATTCACCACGCCGACATGCGGAATGCCCAGTAACTCCGCGACTTGGATTCCGACCGCTCCTCCATCGTCATCCACCGCCTGTTTGCCGAATAGAACCACATCGAAGGCGAGCCGCCTGATGGCGGCGGCCAACACCAACGCCGTGGTGTAACTATCGCCGCCCTCGAACGCCGGATCGCTCAACAAGATCGCCTTGTCAGCCCCCATCGCCAAACAGCTCCGCAAGGCCCCCTCCGGCTTCTGCGCCGCATAGGGGCGCAGCGACAGGGCGGTGACTTCGCCGATGCCGAGGTGCTCTTTGATCCGTAGCGCTTCCTCGACCGCAAACTCATCGTATGGATTCACAACGAAGGTGAGACCTGACCGGTCGATGTCCATCCCCACTGCTGTGACGATAAGCTTGGACTCGGTAGCCGGAACTTGTTTGATACAGACGACGAGATTCATTCGGTTCCCCGATGGTCAGAGGCCCGTCCTCCAGTGTGCGTCCGGGTCGGACCGACACCACGCGCAGACGCGGCGAAGGGCGTCGGTCCCACGAAGCGCGGGAAGGGGGCCTGATCCTTATAATCCCTGATATCGCGGCCCTCCCTCGGCAGGCGCGCGCCAGACGATGTTCTGGACATGATCGCCCGGAAGCACGTCGATCGGATCCTTGATGACGCAGGTCTTGCAATGCACGCAGTTGGCGAAGTTGATCTGAATGCGGCGGGCGGAACCCT belongs to Nitrospira sp. and includes:
- a CDS encoding electron transfer flavoprotein subunit beta/FixA family protein, producing MNLVVCIKQVPATESKLIVTAVGMDIDRSGLTFVVNPYDEFAVEEALRIKEHLGIGEVTALSLRPYAAQKPEGALRSCLAMGADKAILLSDPAFEGGDSYTTALVLAAAIRRLAFDVVLFGKQAVDDDGGAVGIQVAELLGIPHVGVVNKLDVDVQIRRIEAHRQIEGGIEVVEAPLPAVVTCQKGLNEPRYPSLPEIMKAKQKLLEIWGRERLGLAPSAVGAAGAKCSIVRLELPPARPPGRMMTGDAAAAVRELVRLLHEEAQAI
- a CDS encoding acyl-CoA dehydrogenase family protein; amino-acid sequence: MDGDPFPLHGERKTIDGQRSTEMDFDFTDEQRLVRETVRRFADQEIAPVAAENDRTGRFPRELLNRMAVMGFLGGPIPKEYGGSGLDYIGHAILTEEVGRADSSLRTTLSVQVSLVELTLMRWGTEEQKRRYLPELCGGRMLGCFGLTEPNAGSDPAGMETMAVKQGAGWVLNGTKTWISNGTVADLALVFAQTDPSKAHDGITAFLVEKGTPGFPAQAIAGKLGLRASDTGELILENCSVPETALLGSAGQGFKVAMSALDNGRYSVAAGCVGIIQGCLDACTEYAKMRRQFGRSIGSFQLVQDMIARMAVDLDAARLLVFRAGHLKNQGILNSFETSIAKYFASEAAVRAATDAVQIFGAYGYSEETPVARYYRDAKVATIYEGTSQIQKLLIGSHLLGIKAFT
- a CDS encoding V-type ATP synthase subunit D — protein: METLGRTRMNLLFLKRQVEVAQRGLELLRSKREALVHEFFAVMDRVAESRARMEGVMGQALSTLTLALGMEGRASLRSAGYAASRTLPIELTERNVWGVRFPEVRYAPVLRALDARGYATSGVSTHIDETARRFEQVLEVILRSVSVELRLKKLGSEIKKATRRINALNEVMIPALTREVTNIRQTLEEREREDLFRMKRFKSMSRGR
- a CDS encoding electron transfer flavoprotein subunit alpha/FixB family protein produces the protein MNQTNLTTRTNPIVVFCEQREGCLKKAGLEALGEACRLGKGSDRAVAVVLIGPSVGSLAQELGARGASRIVIAEDPAFTYYCSEIFTTILAEVARALQPTAIVMGATALGKDLAPKLAARLASALMQDCVALEMESDGSLLATRPVYGGKLRAVVKATTPLMQIVTLRPNIFAPPEPRPAPDIPVERLTISCDAARPMARVREIRRTADDRKELTEASIVVSGGRGLKGPENFKLIEELATALGGAVGASRAVVDAGWKPHASQVGLTGKTVSPQLYIACGISGAIQHQAGMSCARTIVAINNNPHAPIFKLATYGIVGDLFEVVPRLIEEVKKLRIG
- a CDS encoding V-type ATP synthase subunit B — translated: MDDLITRDYQAVSGIAGPLLFVEKLKKASLGEMVEILLPSGEARRGQVIELSEQHAVIQVLEETTGLGVTGTRVRLTESVAMMDLSPDLLGRRLNGAGLPLDGLPSIIPDIRMDIIGRPMNPVSRDKPSHFIQTGLSTIDALNTLVRGQKLPIFSGAGLPAKELAAQIVRQAKVREDTGTGAAQGAGASPFAIVFAAMGITFREASFFLSEFERGDVMEHTVVFLNLADDPTIERLLTPRYALTAAEYLAFTLGRHVLVILTDMAAYCEALRQIATAREEIPGRRGYPGYMYSDLASIYERAGRIRGKAGSITQLPIVTMPDDDITHPIPDLTGYITEGQIVLSRELHRKGIFPPIDVLPCLSRLMNLGIGPGKTREDHRAVADQLYAFYAHGRDIRRLAAIVGEDGLSESDKHFLKLAQDFEQQFVNQGSHEREIAETLDLGWAFLRYLPKERLTRVKPELIERYYGRKET